One stretch of Podospora bellae-mahoneyi strain CBS 112042 chromosome 2, whole genome shotgun sequence DNA includes these proteins:
- a CDS encoding hypothetical protein (EggNog:ENOG503NWYD; COG:A) yields the protein MASNKRYAFVPMDEGHSAPPKERKRDRSRSPKRRRRRDGDESPRHRRSKSPRERGSERDSDRRERDGESGSKIRRGHTGRDDSKISDLRLKSRLDYLAKRETEKLALLRKQVAEETAELRSGVRLSEREKADFAKNREILRLAEERLRIDDYQDGYRLPDQYGADSKKKEEALNRRHVERDQFGNEKHITEYEEWEREQTVKAKAQIQSREREEEEGKYDFLLDEDNIAFVRDAAAKLAQPSDGLTQEQRVLKARIEAAERAHMSIQEVRKSLPVYAYREAFLDAIKEYQVLILVGETGSGKTTQIPQYLHEAGYTNEGMKVACTQPRRVAAMSVAARVADEMGVKVGREVGYSIRFEDCTSEKTILKYMTDGMLLREMVTSPTLEGYSAIIIDEAHERTVHTDILLALIKDLTRARPELKLIISSATLNAEKFSGYFDGAPIFNVPGRVHPVEVYYTEKPEANYVEASIATVFQLHATQPEGDILVFLTGQEEIDHACEQVTEIKRQLGSRVPEIIALPIYANMPSELQAKIFEPTPPKARKVVFSTNIAETSLTIDGIVYVIDSGYAKENTFSPVGTTGQSTLAVVPCSRAAANQRMGRAGRVRPGKCFRLYTRFAYLSEMDESPTPEIQRTSLSSVVLQLKALGIDDLLNFDFLDPPPTELLIKSLNLLYALGALNSAGALTRVGRQMGEFPAEPMLAKALIAATAEECVSEVLTIVAMLGEVATLFFRPKDKAVHADSARARFTVKDGGDHLTLLNVYNQWVDSEYSPIWAKENFLTQRSLTRARDVRDQLAKLCDRVLEGSESSCGGISNMNPILRALTSAFFLNAARLNRSGDGYRTLKNNMTVYVHPSSVVRGIDPPPRVIIYHELVVTSKEFVRSVIPIDPKWLTEFGGHYYDKKDVEAMEGKKVPKQRS from the coding sequence ATGGCTTCCAACAAACGATACGCCTTTGTGCCTATGGACGAAGGCCATTCCGCGCCACCCAAAGAGCGGAAGCGCGATCGGTCACGGTCTCCGAAGCGGCGCAGGCGACGAGATGGCGACGAATCGCCACGACATCGACGGTCCAAATCTCCACGAGAAAGAGGCAGCGAAAGAGACAGTGacaggagggaaagggacgGAGAGAGCGGTTCTAAAATAAGACGCGGTCATACCGGACGCGACGACTCCAAAATAAGCGACTTGCGCCTCAAGTCACGCCTCGACTACCTGGCCAAGAGAGAAACAGAGAAGCTGGCGCTGCTCCGAAAACAGGTCGCGGAAGAGACAGCTGAGTTGCGGTCTGGGGTACGGCTATCGGAACGGGAAAAAGCAGACTTCGCCAAAAATCGGGAAATCCTACGGCTGGCCGAGGAGCGATTGCGCATCGACGACTACCAAGACGGCTACCGTCTACCTGACCAATATGGGGCCGAtagcaagaagaaggaggaggcgctgaACAGGCGCCATGTGGAGAGGGATCAGTTCGGAAACGAGAAGCACATCACCGAGTACGAAGAATGGGAACGAGAACAAACCGTCAAGGCAAAGGCGCAAATCCAGAGCCGGGAacgtgaggaggaggagggcaagtaCGACTTCTTGCTGGACGAAGATAACATTGCGTTTGTTCGCGATGCGGCCGCAAAGCTCGCCCAGCCTAGTGACGGTTTGACCCAGGAGCAGAGGGTACTCAAGGCCCGGATCGAGGCAGCGGAACGGGCGCATATGTCCATCCAAGAGGTCCGGAAGAGCCTCCCCGTATACGCCTATCGTGAGGCTTTTCTGGACGCCATCAAAGAATACCAGGTTCTGATTCTTGTCGGTGAGACTGGTTCAGGAAAGACCACGCAAATACCCCAGTACCTTCACGAGGCAGGTTACACTAACGAAGGGATGAAGGTTGCCTGTACGCAACCTCGTCGTGTTGCGGCCATGAGTGTTGCTGCTCGTGTCGCTGACGAGATGGGCGTGAAGGTGGGCAGGGAGGTTGGATACTCGATCCGTTTCGAAGACTGTACCAGCGAGAAGACTATTCTCAAATACATGACGGATGGTATGCTTCTGAGGGAGATGGTAACATCACCGACATTAGAAGGGTACTCGGCCATTATCATCGACGAGGCCCACGAAAGAACGGTCCATACCGATATTCTGTTGGCTTTGATCAAGGATCTCACCAGAGCAAGACCAGAGCTGAAGCTCATTATCTCGTCAGCTACCCTCAATGCTGAGAAGTTCAGCGGTTATTTCGACGGAGCGCCCATCTTCAACGTTCCCGGCAGAGTCCATCCCGTGGAGGTCTACTACACAGAAAAGCCCGAAGCCAACTATGTGGAAGCCAGCATTGCCACAGTCTTTCAACTGCACGCGACGCAACCCGAAGGCGACATTCTCGTGTTCCTTACAGGTCAAGAAGAAATTGACCATGCCTGCGAGCAGGTTACAGAGATCAAGCGGCAGCTAGGGAGCCGAGTGCCCGAAATCATCGCGTTACCAATCTATGCCAACATGCCTTCAGAACTACAAGCCAAGATTTTTGAACCAACGCCACCGAAAGCAAGAAAGGTGGTGTTTTCCACGAATATTGCCGAAACCTCGCTGACAATTGATGGCATCGTCTATGTCATTGACTCGGGTTATGCCAAAGAGAACACCTTTAGCCCAGTCGGTACGACTGGTCAGTCAACGTTGGCTGTCGTGCCCTGCTCTCGAGCTGCCGCCAACCAGCGTATGGGTCGTGCTGGTCGTGTCCGCCCAGGAAAATGCTTCCGTCTTTACACCAGGTTTGCCTACTTGTCCGAAATGGACGAATCGCCAACTCCTGAGATTCAAAGGACGTCGCTCTCCAGTGTGGTTCTGCAACTCAAGGCTTTAGGTATCGATGATCTCCTCAATTTTGACTTCCTCGACCCCCCACCAACCGAGCTTCTCATCAAGTCTCTCAACCTTCTCTATGCCCTTGGAGCACTCAACTCCGCTGGCGCCTTGACACGTGTTGGTCGGCAAATGGGCGAGTTCCCAGCTGAACCTATGCTTGCCAAGGCACTCATCGCGGCCACCGCTGAAGAGTGTGTCTCGGAGGTTCTCACCATTGTCGCAATGCTCGGCGAGGTAGCAACCCTTTTCTTCCGGCCCAAGGACAAGGCGGTCCACGCCGATTCTGCCAGGGCGCGGTTCACTGTCAAGGACGGTGGTGACCACCTGACTCTGCTCAATGTCTACAACCAATGGGTAGACTCGGAATACTCTCCCATCTGGGCAAAGGAAAACTTCCTCACGCAGCGAAGTTTGACCAGAGCCCGTGATGTCCGAGACCAGCTCGCCAAACTGTGCGATCGAGTGCTCGAAGGGTCCGAATCATCTTGCGGTGGGATATCCAACATGAACCCGATTCTTCGAGCTCTAAcgtcggccttcttcttgaacGCGGCTAGGTTGAACCGCAGTGGTGACGGGTACAGGACGCTGAAGAACAACATGACGGTATACGTGCACCCGAGCAGTGTCGTCAGGGGTATTGATCCGCCACCAAGGGTCATTATTTACCAcgagttggtggtgacgagcAAGGAGTTTGTGAGGAGTGTCATCCCCATTGACCCCAAGTGGCTTACAGAGTTTGGAGGGCATTACTATGACAAGAAAGACGTGGAAGCCATGGAAGGCAAGAAGGTCCCGAAGCAGAGGTCCTAA
- a CDS encoding hypothetical protein (COG:A; EggNog:ENOG503NW7N), producing MSAPPPLRPSGGGMSLYANLLDPVGDSSSSPALASKDQNESKDNNAPPPKKAIDPALRFQPMLRRPQVNRPTAKPKPSFPKAPPAVPSASASPGAPAAAAAQPPQRSTLADWAATEEDEYLYSASNEKRQRGGRRKKKKKADEREQTNWDETYDPARPTNVEEYLRSDERIREVREWKEILYAHRRKSRSQDRYTDEDEDEPDRRGMGMNSQFAPSTSFNFAPPPMSPPRTAASIPDDATGDDAYARRLALSQQQQQQQQQQQQQPPDSSPLPPPPPTDTATISRAPVRYSPPPPPTDPEAMDLDSDPEEHEGVDYASINVVGSLPQKTRGKAFATKLMSKYGWTAGTGLGASSSGITSALSVQPLKRKKKSDAEGGGFRDPAAAQGRIIAPKSLSTPSQPQQDNNNNNNNNNNAGQKISRVVVLRDMLLNIPNLAAEVEAGLGQEIGEECGEKYGRVERLFIDQSERLGENKRVYIQFVEEVSALRAVNALEGRIFNGNTIRAGFYDAEKFEEGVYEK from the exons atgtcagcaccaccaccgctgcgTCCTAGCGGGGGCGGAATGTCCCTATATGCCAACTTACTTGATCCAGTCGGCGACAGCAGCTCCAGCCCCGCGCTTGCATCCAAAGATCAGAACGAGTCCAAAGACAACAATGCGCCTCCCCCGAAGAAGGCGATAGATCCAG CTCTACGCTTTCAGCCTATGCTCCGCCGACCACAAGTCAACAGACCAACAGCGAAACCGAAACCATCCTTTCCCAAAGCTCCCCCCGCTGTCccctcagcatcagcatcaccaggtgccccagcagcagcagcagcgcaaccaccacagcgAAGCACATTGGCCGACTGGGCAGCAACAGAGGAAGATGAATACCTCTACAGCGCCTCCAACGAGAAGCGTCAGCGTGGCGGcaggaggaaaaagaagaaaaaggccgACGAAAGGGAACAAACAAACTGGGACGAGACCTACGACCCCGCCCGCCCAACCAACGTAGAAGAATACCTCCGAAGCGATGAACGAATACGGGAAGTAAGAGAGTGGAAGGAAATCCTCTACGCCCACAGACGCAAGTCACGAAGCCAGGATCGCTACActgacgaggacgaagacgagcCAGACCGCAGAGGAATGGGCATGAACAGCCAGTTCGCACCCTCTACCTCGTTCAACTTTGCACCGCCGCCCATGTCACCCCCAAGAACAGCAGCAAGTATACCAGACGACGCAACCGGTGACGACGCGTACGCCCGCCGTTTGGCCTtgtcacaacaacaacaacaacaacaacaacaacaacaacaacaac cgcccgaTTCCAGCCCcttaccaccacctccccccaccgaCACCGCAACCATATCTCGTGCTCCCGTCCGatactcaccaccaccacccccaaccgaCCCAGAAGCAATGGACCTCGACTCCGACCCCGAAGAACACGAAGGCGTAGATTACGCCTCCATCAACGTGGTCGGCTCCCTTCCACAAAAGACCCGTGGCAAAGCCTTTGCAACCAAGCTAATGTCCAAATACGGCTGGACAGCCGGCACCGGCCtcggcgcctcctcctccggcatcACCTCCGCCCTGTCCGTCCAGCCTCTCAAACGCAAGAAGAAATCCGACGCGGAAGGCGGTGGCTTCCGGGATCCGGCTGCTGCTCAGGGGCGCATCATTGCCCCCAAGTCACTTTCCACTCCCTCACAGCCGcaacaagacaacaacaacaacaacaacaacaataacaacgCCGGGCAAAAGATCAGCAGGGTAGTGGTGCTAAGGGATATGCTCCTCAACATTCCCAACCTGGCCGCTGAAGTTGAGGCTGGGCTGGGGCAGGAGATAGGGGAGGAGTGCGGGGAAAAGTatgggagggtggagaggctGTTTATTGATCAGAGTGAAAGGCTGGGGGAGAACAAGAGGGTGTATATCCagtttgtggaggaggtttcgGCTTTGAGG GCAGTCAACGCCCTCGAAGGAAGAATCTTCAATGGAAACACCATTCGGGCTGGGTTCTACGACGCGGAAAAGTTTGAGGAAGGCGTTTATGAGAAGTAG
- a CDS encoding hypothetical protein (COG:I; EggNog:ENOG503NVCQ) has translation MSTLQSAINGASDAVAVIVPSKPSPLVMTYKDLLAEVLSFQQKLAAIGITHGSPVSIATVNSYEFIVSFLAASWQRGIAAPLNPAYKQEEFEFYIEDVKSAIVLVPKGAYQKGAPAVKAAQKFNAAIAESYWDDQKKEVALDVKEFGQLNGKGQQPLLKPQPDDIALVLHTSGTTSRPKVVPLSHRNLTRTMRNIQQTYQLTDADRTMLVMPLFHVHGLLCGLLAPLLSGGSMVVPSKFSATEFWQDFITHKANWYTAVPTIHQILLKHPTPNPLPKIRFIRSCSSPLSPTVFHALEKTYNAPVLEAYAMTEAAHQMTSNPLPPAKRKPGTVGIGQGVEVVILDDAGNKVPQGTEGEISIRGENVTSGYLNNPEANKTAFTASGYFRTGDQGKLDEDGYVVITGRIKELINKGGEKISPIELDNVLTRNPAVSEAVSFAIPDEMYGQDIGVAIVLKPGRKLSDEDVKKWVGDKLVKFKIPKKVYFTDVMPKTATGKIQRRIVAETMQKKEGRAKL, from the coding sequence ATGTCTACCCTCCAATCAGCCATCAATGGGGCCAGCGATGCCGTGGCTGTAATTGTGCCATCCAAGCCCAGCCCTCTGGTGATGACATACAAGGACCTCCTGGCTGAGGTGCTGTCGTTCCAGCAGAAGCTTGCTGCCATCGGCATCACTCATGGGTCCCCTGTGTCTATCGCCACGGTTAACTCGTACGAATTCATCGTCTCTTTTCTCGCTGCTTCATGGCAGCGTGGCATTGCTGCACCGCTGAACCCAGCCTACAAGCAAGAGGAGTTTGAGTTCTATATTGAGGATGTCAAGTCAGCTATTGTTTTGGTTCCCAAGGGCGCCTACCAGAAAGGTGCGCCTGCCGTCAAGGCCGCCCAGAAGTTCAACGCTGCCATCGCTGAGAGCTATTGGGATGACCAAAAGAAGGAGGTCGCGCTGGATGTCAAGGAATTTGGGCAGTTGAATGGCAAGGGGCAACAACCGCTGTTGAAGCCACAGCCAGATGACATTGCCTTGGTCCTTCACACAAGTGGCACCACCTCTCGGCCTAAGGTTGTCCCTCTCTCCCACCGCAACCTGACCAGAACGATGAGAAACATCCAGCAAACATACCAGTTGACTGACGCGGACCGGACCATGCTGGTCATGCCCCTCTTCCACGTCCACGGTCTCCTCTGCGGTCTCTTGGCTCCTCTTCTTTCGGGTGGTTCCATGGTGGTGCCAAGCAAGTTCTCTGCTACTGAATTCTGGCAAGACTTCATCACCCACAAGGCGAATTGGTACACTGCTGTGCCTACCATCCACCAGATCCTTCTCAAGCACCCCACCCcgaaccccctcccaaagaTCCGCTTTATCCGGTCATGCTCgtctcccctttccccgaCAGTTTTCCATGCTCTTGAGAAGACTTACAATGCCCCCGTGCTCGAAGCGTATGCCATGACGGAGGCCGCTCATCAAATGACATCtaatcctcttcctcctgcaAAGAGAAAGCCCGGGACTGTGGGTATCGGTCAGGGTGTCGAAGTCGTCATTCTTGACGATGCAGGAAACAAAGTGCCACAGGGCACTGAGGGAGAGATTTCCATTCGCGGCGAAAATGTTACGTCTGGctacctcaacaaccccgaaGCCAACAAGACTGCTTTTACAGCCAGTGGCTACTTCCGAACTGGCGACCAGGGCaagctggatgaggatggctATGTCGTGATCACAGGTCGTATCAAGGAGCTCATCAACAAGGGCGGCGAGAAGATCTCGCCCATCGAGTTGGACAATGTTCTTACACGGAACCCAGCCGTCTCGGAAGCTGTGAGTTTCGCTATTCCGGATGAGATGTATGGCCAGGACATTGGTGTTGCCATCGTTCTCAAGCCAGGCCGGAAGTTGAGCGATGAGGATGTGAAGAAGTGGGTTGGGGACAAGCTGGTCAAGTTCAAGATTCCCAAGAAGGTCTATTTCACTGATGTCATGCCCAAGACTGCGACTGGCAAGATCCAGAGACGCATCGTGGCCGAGACCATGCaaaagaaggaagggagggcGAAGTTGTAA